One segment of Coffea arabica cultivar ET-39 chromosome 7c, Coffea Arabica ET-39 HiFi, whole genome shotgun sequence DNA contains the following:
- the LOC113699416 gene encoding uncharacterized protein isoform X1 — MMAMQRRASSAIILSIAQSQEAAAASSAFYSAISGKVESSSGKALKFQPGLRNDINNVVSLDDALSLYRQMVRMRPLPCVIQFNQLLDRIVKMKNHYVSAISLFRDMCVKGIPADEATLNVVINCYRLLGRVDLGFTVLAAFMKRGLVPNVVTFSTLLKGLFREHRVPQGQELFKKIIFEKLCEPNEVMFLIVIDGLCKVGNIQMAIECLRVMEKRRRCKPNVHAYSTIIDSLCKDKMVVEALALLQEMIEKGIPPNVVTYSCLIQGLCNLSRWEDVDKLFSEMKVYKIVPNVITFSIVVDALCKEGHIEDAEEVVQIMIQQGQNPNLVTYCSLMDGYCLQRRIDDARRVFNTMVASGLTPDLHGYGILINAYSKTKKMEAAMNLFREIQHKGLKPNIVVYTTVLQGLFSSGRYLSAREIFNEMQASGMKPDFLTFCVVLDGLCKTGHIDEALQLFHEMETDATNLHIKMYTIMLDGLCKSRRLDSARDLFNNLSLKGLDPNVITFNTMISGLLSEGLLIEAKELIGKMEEKGCLANSVTYNVILQGLLKGGHYDDAVVYYEEMVHKGFLLDASTFSILLDSSAGNQSNPSLLMLMLKTDPDSKKFMDGGQRGPSH, encoded by the exons ATGATGGCGATGCAGAGAAGAGCTTCTTCTGCCATAATTCTTTCCATTGCTCAGTCTCAGGAAGCAGCAGCGGCTTCATCAG CTTTTTATTCTGCTATTAGTGGCAAAGTTGAGAGTTCTTCTGGAAAAGCTCTGAAATTTCAACCGGGATTGAGGAATGATATTAATAATGTCGTCAGTCTTGATGATGCTCTGAGCTTGTACCGGCAGATGGTCCGGATGAGGCCTCTGCCTTGTGTTATTCAGTTCAATCAATTGCTGGACCGTATTGTTAAGATGAAGAATCATTATGTATCTGctatttccctttttagggaTATGTGTGTCAAGGGCATTCCTGCTGATGAGGCCACCCTCAATGTCGTGATTAATTGTTACCGCCTCTTGGGTCGAGTGGATTTGGGGTTTACTGTGTTGGCTGCTTTCATGAAGCGTGGTCTTGTCCCTAATGTAGTCACCTTTAGTACTCTACTCAAAGGACTCTTTCGAGAACATAGGGTCCCCCAGGGACAAGAATTGTTTAAGAAGATAATATTCGAAAAACTTTGCGAGCCCAATGAAGTTATGTTTCTGATTGTGATAGATGGGCTTTGTAAGGTGGGGAACATTCAAATGGCCATTGAATGCCTAAGAGTcatggaaaaaagaagaagatgtaAGCCCAACGTTCATGCGTACAGTACAATCATTGACAGCTTGTGCAAGGATAAAATGGTTGTTGAAGCTCTTGCCCTCTTGCAGGAGATGATTGAAAAGGGCATTCCACCAAATGTTGTCACTTACAGTTGTTTGATTCAAGGTCTGTGCAACTTAAGCAGATGGGAGGACGTTGACAAGCTCTTTTCTGAGATGAAGGTTTATAAAATTGTTCCGAATGTTATTACTTTTAGTATTGTGGTGGATGCACTGTGTAAGGAAGGGCATATAGAAGATGCTGAAGAGGTAGTCCAGATCATGATCCAGCAAGGTCAAAATCCCAATCTGGTCACATACTGTTCCTTAATGGATGGGTACTGTTTACAGAGGCGAATAGATGACGCAAGGAGAGTTTTCAATACCATGGTTGCTAGCGGCCTTACACCTGATCTCCATGGCTATGGTATTCTAATAAATGCCTATTCCAAGACCAAGAAAATGGAAGCAGCCATGAATCTCTTTCGAGAGATTCAGCATAAAGGTTTAAAACCTAATATTGTTGTTTATACCACTGTCTTGCAGGGGTTATTTAGTTCCGGAAGGTATCTTAGTGCTCGAGAAATTTTCAACGAGATGCAAGCTTCTGGCATGAAGCCTGATTTTCTCACTTTCTGTGTGGTACTGGATGGATTATGCAAGACTGGACATATCGATGAAGCATTGCAGTTATTCCATGAAATGGAAACTGATGCAACAAATCTTCACATAAAAATGTACACTATCATGCTTGATGGGTTGTGCAAAAGCAGGAGGCTCGATAGTGCTCGAGATCTTTTCAACAATCTCTCCCTTAAAGGATTGGACCCTAACGTCATAACATTCAACACCATGATTTCTGGCCTGCTTTCAGAAGGTCTGCTCATCGAAGCTAAAGAGCTCattggaaaaatggaagagaAGGGTTGCTTGGCAAATAGTGTTACATACAATGTCATTCTGCAAGGACTCCTTAAGGGAGGTCATTATGATGATGCAGTGGTCTATTATGAAGAAATGGTTCACAAAGGATTCTTGCTGGATGCATCTACGTTTTCCATTTTGCTTGATTCATCCGCTGGAAATCAGAGCAATCCTTCTCTACTAATGTTAATGCTGAAGACTGATCCTGATAGCAAGAAGTTCATGGATGGGGGACAAAGAGGACCTTCACATTAG
- the LOC113699416 gene encoding uncharacterized protein isoform X3: MCVKGIPADEATLNVVINCYRLLGRVDLGFTVLAAFMKRGLVPNVVTFSTLLKGLFREHRVPQGQELFKKIIFEKLCEPNEVMFLIVIDGLCKVGNIQMAIECLRVMEKRRRCKPNVHAYSTIIDSLCKDKMVVEALALLQEMIEKGIPPNVVTYSCLIQGLCNLSRWEDVDKLFSEMKVYKIVPNVITFSIVVDALCKEGHIEDAEEVVQIMIQQGQNPNLVTYCSLMDGYCLQRRIDDARRVFNTMVASGLTPDLHGYGILINAYSKTKKMEAAMNLFREIQHKGLKPNIVVYTTVLQGLFSSGRYLSAREIFNEMQASGMKPDFLTFCVVLDGLCKTGHIDEALQLFHEMETDATNLHIKMYTIMLDGLCKSRRLDSARDLFNNLSLKGLDPNVITFNTMISGLLSEGLLIEAKELIGKMEEKGCLANSVTYNVILQGLLKGGHYDDAVVYYEEMVHKGFLLDASTFSILLDSSAGNQSNPSLLMLMLKTDPDSKKFMDGGQRGPSH, from the coding sequence ATGTGTGTCAAGGGCATTCCTGCTGATGAGGCCACCCTCAATGTCGTGATTAATTGTTACCGCCTCTTGGGTCGAGTGGATTTGGGGTTTACTGTGTTGGCTGCTTTCATGAAGCGTGGTCTTGTCCCTAATGTAGTCACCTTTAGTACTCTACTCAAAGGACTCTTTCGAGAACATAGGGTCCCCCAGGGACAAGAATTGTTTAAGAAGATAATATTCGAAAAACTTTGCGAGCCCAATGAAGTTATGTTTCTGATTGTGATAGATGGGCTTTGTAAGGTGGGGAACATTCAAATGGCCATTGAATGCCTAAGAGTcatggaaaaaagaagaagatgtaAGCCCAACGTTCATGCGTACAGTACAATCATTGACAGCTTGTGCAAGGATAAAATGGTTGTTGAAGCTCTTGCCCTCTTGCAGGAGATGATTGAAAAGGGCATTCCACCAAATGTTGTCACTTACAGTTGTTTGATTCAAGGTCTGTGCAACTTAAGCAGATGGGAGGACGTTGACAAGCTCTTTTCTGAGATGAAGGTTTATAAAATTGTTCCGAATGTTATTACTTTTAGTATTGTGGTGGATGCACTGTGTAAGGAAGGGCATATAGAAGATGCTGAAGAGGTAGTCCAGATCATGATCCAGCAAGGTCAAAATCCCAATCTGGTCACATACTGTTCCTTAATGGATGGGTACTGTTTACAGAGGCGAATAGATGACGCAAGGAGAGTTTTCAATACCATGGTTGCTAGCGGCCTTACACCTGATCTCCATGGCTATGGTATTCTAATAAATGCCTATTCCAAGACCAAGAAAATGGAAGCAGCCATGAATCTCTTTCGAGAGATTCAGCATAAAGGTTTAAAACCTAATATTGTTGTTTATACCACTGTCTTGCAGGGGTTATTTAGTTCCGGAAGGTATCTTAGTGCTCGAGAAATTTTCAACGAGATGCAAGCTTCTGGCATGAAGCCTGATTTTCTCACTTTCTGTGTGGTACTGGATGGATTATGCAAGACTGGACATATCGATGAAGCATTGCAGTTATTCCATGAAATGGAAACTGATGCAACAAATCTTCACATAAAAATGTACACTATCATGCTTGATGGGTTGTGCAAAAGCAGGAGGCTCGATAGTGCTCGAGATCTTTTCAACAATCTCTCCCTTAAAGGATTGGACCCTAACGTCATAACATTCAACACCATGATTTCTGGCCTGCTTTCAGAAGGTCTGCTCATCGAAGCTAAAGAGCTCattggaaaaatggaagagaAGGGTTGCTTGGCAAATAGTGTTACATACAATGTCATTCTGCAAGGACTCCTTAAGGGAGGTCATTATGATGATGCAGTGGTCTATTATGAAGAAATGGTTCACAAAGGATTCTTGCTGGATGCATCTACGTTTTCCATTTTGCTTGATTCATCCGCTGGAAATCAGAGCAATCCTTCTCTACTAATGTTAATGCTGAAGACTGATCCTGATAGCAAGAAGTTCATGGATGGGGGACAAAGAGGACCTTCACATTAG
- the LOC113699416 gene encoding uncharacterized protein isoform X2 — MVRMRPLPCVIQFNQLLDRIVKMKNHYVSAISLFRDMCVKGIPADEATLNVVINCYRLLGRVDLGFTVLAAFMKRGLVPNVVTFSTLLKGLFREHRVPQGQELFKKIIFEKLCEPNEVMFLIVIDGLCKVGNIQMAIECLRVMEKRRRCKPNVHAYSTIIDSLCKDKMVVEALALLQEMIEKGIPPNVVTYSCLIQGLCNLSRWEDVDKLFSEMKVYKIVPNVITFSIVVDALCKEGHIEDAEEVVQIMIQQGQNPNLVTYCSLMDGYCLQRRIDDARRVFNTMVASGLTPDLHGYGILINAYSKTKKMEAAMNLFREIQHKGLKPNIVVYTTVLQGLFSSGRYLSAREIFNEMQASGMKPDFLTFCVVLDGLCKTGHIDEALQLFHEMETDATNLHIKMYTIMLDGLCKSRRLDSARDLFNNLSLKGLDPNVITFNTMISGLLSEGLLIEAKELIGKMEEKGCLANSVTYNVILQGLLKGGHYDDAVVYYEEMVHKGFLLDASTFSILLDSSAGNQSNPSLLMLMLKTDPDSKKFMDGGQRGPSH, encoded by the coding sequence ATGGTCCGGATGAGGCCTCTGCCTTGTGTTATTCAGTTCAATCAATTGCTGGACCGTATTGTTAAGATGAAGAATCATTATGTATCTGctatttccctttttagggaTATGTGTGTCAAGGGCATTCCTGCTGATGAGGCCACCCTCAATGTCGTGATTAATTGTTACCGCCTCTTGGGTCGAGTGGATTTGGGGTTTACTGTGTTGGCTGCTTTCATGAAGCGTGGTCTTGTCCCTAATGTAGTCACCTTTAGTACTCTACTCAAAGGACTCTTTCGAGAACATAGGGTCCCCCAGGGACAAGAATTGTTTAAGAAGATAATATTCGAAAAACTTTGCGAGCCCAATGAAGTTATGTTTCTGATTGTGATAGATGGGCTTTGTAAGGTGGGGAACATTCAAATGGCCATTGAATGCCTAAGAGTcatggaaaaaagaagaagatgtaAGCCCAACGTTCATGCGTACAGTACAATCATTGACAGCTTGTGCAAGGATAAAATGGTTGTTGAAGCTCTTGCCCTCTTGCAGGAGATGATTGAAAAGGGCATTCCACCAAATGTTGTCACTTACAGTTGTTTGATTCAAGGTCTGTGCAACTTAAGCAGATGGGAGGACGTTGACAAGCTCTTTTCTGAGATGAAGGTTTATAAAATTGTTCCGAATGTTATTACTTTTAGTATTGTGGTGGATGCACTGTGTAAGGAAGGGCATATAGAAGATGCTGAAGAGGTAGTCCAGATCATGATCCAGCAAGGTCAAAATCCCAATCTGGTCACATACTGTTCCTTAATGGATGGGTACTGTTTACAGAGGCGAATAGATGACGCAAGGAGAGTTTTCAATACCATGGTTGCTAGCGGCCTTACACCTGATCTCCATGGCTATGGTATTCTAATAAATGCCTATTCCAAGACCAAGAAAATGGAAGCAGCCATGAATCTCTTTCGAGAGATTCAGCATAAAGGTTTAAAACCTAATATTGTTGTTTATACCACTGTCTTGCAGGGGTTATTTAGTTCCGGAAGGTATCTTAGTGCTCGAGAAATTTTCAACGAGATGCAAGCTTCTGGCATGAAGCCTGATTTTCTCACTTTCTGTGTGGTACTGGATGGATTATGCAAGACTGGACATATCGATGAAGCATTGCAGTTATTCCATGAAATGGAAACTGATGCAACAAATCTTCACATAAAAATGTACACTATCATGCTTGATGGGTTGTGCAAAAGCAGGAGGCTCGATAGTGCTCGAGATCTTTTCAACAATCTCTCCCTTAAAGGATTGGACCCTAACGTCATAACATTCAACACCATGATTTCTGGCCTGCTTTCAGAAGGTCTGCTCATCGAAGCTAAAGAGCTCattggaaaaatggaagagaAGGGTTGCTTGGCAAATAGTGTTACATACAATGTCATTCTGCAAGGACTCCTTAAGGGAGGTCATTATGATGATGCAGTGGTCTATTATGAAGAAATGGTTCACAAAGGATTCTTGCTGGATGCATCTACGTTTTCCATTTTGCTTGATTCATCCGCTGGAAATCAGAGCAATCCTTCTCTACTAATGTTAATGCTGAAGACTGATCCTGATAGCAAGAAGTTCATGGATGGGGGACAAAGAGGACCTTCACATTAG
- the LOC113699417 gene encoding uncharacterized protein, with product MAMRRRASSAIILSILQSQEAAASVGTTATARCTPVASFLSAFPSPKPQFALYSAISGKVKSSSGKALKFQPGLRNDINNVDSLDDALSLYRQMVRMRPLPCVIQFNQLLDRIVKMKNHYVSAISLFRDMCVKGIPVREATLNVVINCYRLLGRVDLGFTVLAAFLKRGLVPNVVTFNTLLKGLFREHRVPQGQELFKKIIREKLCEPDEVMFLIVIDGLCKVGNIQMAIEFLRVMEKRRRCKPDVYVYSTIIDSLCKDKMVVEALALLQEMIEKGIPPNVVTYSCLIQGLCNLSRWKDVDKLFAEMKVYKIVPDVFTFNIVVDALCKEGHIEDAEELVQNMIQQGQDPDLVTYNSLMDGYCLQSRMDDARRVFNTMAASSLTPNLHSYGILINAYFKTKKMEAAMNLFREIQHKGLTPNIVVYTTVLQGLFSSGRYLSAREIFNEMQASGMKPDFHTYCVVLDGLCKTGHVDEALQLFHAMEADGTDLHMEMYTIMLDGLCKCTRLDSARHLFNSLFLKGLDPDVKTYNTMIAGLLSEGLHIEAKELVKKMEGKGCLPNDLTYNVILRGLLKGGHYDDAMVYHEEMVHRGFPLDAHTFSILLDLSAESQNNPSVLMLMLKIDPDSKKFIDGERRGPSH from the coding sequence ATGGCGATGCGGAGAAGAGCTTCTTCTGCCATAATTCTTTCCATTCTTCAGTCTCAGGAAGCAGCGGCTTCAGTAGGTACCACGGCTACTGCTAGGTGTACTCCTGTTGCTTCATTTCTCTCTGCATTCCCAAGCCCTAAACCCCAGTTCGCTCTTTATTCTGCTATTAGTGGCAAAGTTAAGAGTTCTTCTGGAAAAGCTCTGAAATTTCAACCGGGATTGAGGAATGATATTAATAATGTCGACAGTCTTGATGATGCTCTGAGCTTGTACCGGCAGATGGTCCGGATGAGGCCTCTGCCTTGTGTTATTCAGTTCAATCAATTGCTGGACCGTATTGTTAAGATGAAGAATCATTATGTATCTGCTATTTCCCTTTTTAGAGATATGTGTGTCAAGGGCATTCCTGTTCGTGAGGCCACCCTCAATGTTGTGATTAATTGTTACCGCCTCTTGGGTCGAGTGGATTTGGGGTTTACTGTGTTGGCTGCTTTCTTGAAGCGTGGTCTTGTCCCTAATGTAGTCACCTTTAATACTCTACTCAAAGGACTCTTTCGAGAACATAGGGTCCCCCAGGGACAAGAATTGTTTAAGAAGATAATACGCGAAAAACTTTGCGAGCCTGATGAAGTTATGTTTCTGATTGTGATAGATGGGCTCTGTAAGGTGGGGAACATTCAAATGGCCATTGAATTCCTAAGAGTcatggaaaaaagaagaagatgtaAGCCCGACGTTTATGTGTACAGTACAATCATTGACAGCTTGTGCAAGGATAAAATGGTTGTTGAAGCTCTTGCCCTCTTGCAGGAGATGATTGAAAAGGGCATTCCACCAAATGTTGTCACTTACAGTTGTTTGATTCAAGGTCTGTGCAACTTAAGCAGATGGAAGGACGTTGACAAGCTCTTTGCTGAGATGAAGGTTTATAAAATTGTTCCAGATGTTTTTACTTTCAATATAGTGGTGGATGCACTGTGTAAGGAAGGGCATATAGAAGATGCTGAAGAGCTAGTCCAGAACATGATCCAGCAAGGTCAAGATCCCGATCTGGTCACTTACAATTCCTTAATGGATGGGTACTGTTTACAGAGCCGAATGGATGACGCAAGGAGAGTTTTCAATACCATGGCTGCTAGCAGCCTTACACCCAATCTCCATAGCTATGGTATTCTGATAAATGCCTATTTCAAGACCAAGAAAATGGAAGCAGCCATGAATCTCTTTCGAGAGATTCAGCATAAAGGTTTAACACCTAATATTGTTGTTTATACCACTGTCTTGCAGGGGTTATTTAGTTCAGGAAGGTATCTTAGTGCACGAGAAATTTTCAACGAGATGCAAGCTTCTGGCATGAAGCCTGATTTTCATACTTACTGTGTGGTGTTGGATGGATTATGCAAGACTGGACATGTTGACGAAGCATTGCAGTTATTCCATGCAATGGAAGCCGATGGAACAGATCTTCACATGGAAATGTACACTATCATGCTTGATGGGTTGTGCAAATGCACGAGGCTCGATAGTGCCCGACATCTTTTCAACAGTCTCTTCCTTAAAGGATTGGACCCTGATGTCAAAACATACAACACCATGATTGCTGGCCTGCTTTCAGAAGGTCTGCACATCGAAGCTAAAGAGCTTGTTAAAAAGATGGAGGGGAAGGGTTGCCTGCCAAATGATTTGACGTACAATGTTATACTGCGAGGACTCCTTAAGGGAGGTCATTATGATGATGCGATGGTCTATCATGAAGAAATGGTTCATAGAGGATTCCCGCTGGATGCACATACCTTTTCCATTTTACTTGATTTATCTGCTGAGAGTCAGAACAATCCTTCTGTGCTAATGTTGATGCTGAAGATTGATCCCGATAGCAAGAAGTTCATAGATGGGGAACGAAGAGGACCTTCACATTAG
- the LOC140010573 gene encoding pentatricopeptide repeat-containing protein At3g48810-like, translating to MKNHYSSVFPLVRDMCVKGIVVDECTLNVVINGYCLSVTFNTPLRGLFQEHKALQAQELFKKIIYEKLCEPDEVTSWIVIRGLCEKGNTGTAIDFLRAMEQQKRPCKPNAIIYSTIIDSLCKDKMVDEALALLQEMIEKDIPPNVLTYNCLIQGPGN from the exons ATGAAAAATCATTATTCTTCTGTTTTTCCCCTAGTTAGAGATATGTGCGTCAAAGGCATCGTGGTTGATGAGTGCACTCTCAATGTTGTGATTAATGGTTATTGTCTG TCAGTCACCTTTAATACTCCACTCAGAGGACTGTTTCAAGAACATAAGGCTCTCCAGGCACAAGAATTGTTCAAAAAGAtaatatatgaaaaactttgtgAGCCCGATGAAGTTACGTCTTGGATTGTGATACGTGGACTTTGTGAGAAGGGAAACACTGGAACTGCCATTGACTTCCTCCGAGCAATGGAACAACAAAAAAGACCATGTAAACCTAATGCAATTATTTACAGTACCATCATTGACAGCTTGTGCAAGGATAAAATGGTTGATGAAGCTCTTGCCCTCTTACaggaaatgattgaaaaggacATTCCCCCGAATGTTCTCACTTACAATTGTTTGATTCAAGGTCCAGGCAATTAA